The genomic DNA CTCGCGAATAATCTCGGTAATAAAAAATCGCTCATTGCGGTCAGTCAATTGATCGTCATCAAAATATCGCGGCCCTTCGGGCAGATGTTTTACAACGCTATCAATCAGGTGAGTGGTATTAAAATTATGCAATGCACTTATAGGATAAATCTCGTTCCAATAGTTCATTGCCTTGTATTGTTCTATAGCCTTCTCAAGCTGCTCTTGCTCGATGGTATCAATTTTATTAAGAAGCAAAATTCTTACAGCTGTTGATTTTGAAATTTTATCCACCCAGACATCGTCCAACATGGTATCGCGAATATCATGTACGAATAAAATTACATCGCTGTCATCAAACACTTCTTCTACGCTTTGCAACATGCGCTCGTGCAACTTATTGGCAGGTTTCATTATTCCGGGAGTATCGCTAAGAACAACCTGATAGTTTTCGCCATTAATAATTGCTCTAATGCGATGCCTTGTGGTTTGCGCTTTGGGATTAACTACACATAGGGGTTGCTGAACGAGTAGATTAATAAGCGTTGATTTGCCAGCATTGGGTTTGCCAATTATGTTTACAAAACCTGATTTAAATAATTCGGGCATTTATTTAAAATTAAAAAAGGCGATAATCATGATTATCGCCTTTTACTTAGTAGCGGGAGCCAGACTCGAACTGACGACCTTTGGGTTATGAGCCCAACGAGCTACCACTGCTCCATCCCGCATTATCGAGGCGCAAAAGTAATATATATTTTCAAGAAACAAACTATATTTTAAAAAATAGTGTTTCGCTCCGGTTGTGCTTGAAACCCACTGTTAACAAGGTACAGCAAAAAAAAGAGGCGCGATAAATATCGCGCCCCATCTTTTAAAATCAAAACCTTCAGTTATTAATCCACCTTATCGTGGAAGAATGCGTTGTTCTCTCTAACTCCATTATTACCATTTGCATCCGGCCCCACGGTATGCCTTCCCACATTTGATTCGTTACTTTGTGGAGTATTCTGCATGACGGTATTCTTGCGTATATAAGCAGGTATATCCTTGTTATCGTTTGTGCTATTGTTTTGCAACTTATAGGTTAACTCGCGCAATCTCATTATTCGCTGACGGGTGGCTTCCATGGCATCATCCTTTGGTGCCTCTTCTGTTTCCTGTTTATTTTCAGGTAAAAGAAATTCAAGCTTTGGTGCTTCTTCTATTACTATTTCTTCCTGCTTTATCTCTTCCGCAGGCGGAACTAGATTAAACACAAAGCTATTTGACTCTTCTTCGGGTTCTACAGGCAACTCAATAACCTCCTCTTGAAATGATGGTTCATTCTGAACTTCGGTTTCAACTTTGACTAATTCTTCCTGCATACTTTGACCATTTACAAGCGTGCCTTCCATATCGGTTACAATCATGTTGGTTTCAGCAACCGCATTAAAAATAGCTTCGGGCTTTATCTCATCATTTAAATTGAATACTTCGTGCGCTGGGCTTTCAACCTTATTAACCGGAAGCACGTTTGTTTGCAACTGCGAAATCATTACCGGCTCAATATTATTATTATTGGTTATAACAGTTTGCGATATGGCAGCAGCAGGTGCATCTACCATATTTATTACTTCACGCTTAGGAGCATTCTTGGCTGAAATAATTTCATCACTTGTTTTAAACCCTGTTGCTATTAAAGTGATACAAACATTGTCGCCCAACTCCTCATCGTATCCGGTACCAAGTATCAGGTGTGTATCTTCTCCAGCCTTCTCCTGAATGAAATCGGTAATTTCACCTACCTCGTCCATGCTAATTTCTTCGTTACCCGAAGTTATGTTAAGCAAAATATGTTTGGCATCTGTAATTTCACGATCGTTTAGTAGCGGTGAATCCATTGCAAGCTCCACTGCAAGGCGTGCTCTGTCGGCACCTGAAGCCATACCGCGTCCCATAATTGCTACGCCACTATCACGCAACACCGTTTCAACATCAGCAAAGTCAACATTGATATATCCTGATACAGTAATAATTTCGGCAATGTTTTTTGCTGCTATCGTAAGTATATCATCAGCCTTTCCAAAAGCATTTGTCAATTTTAAATCGCCATGAATTTGGCGCAGCCTGTCATTGCTTATCACAAGCAATGTATCCACATTGCGCTTTAACTCATCGAGGCCATTGGTTGCCTGATCTTTTCTACGCCTTCCTTCAAATACAAATGGGATGGTTACAATACCTACTGTAAGTATGCCCATGGACTTGGCAATACCCGCTATAACCGGTGCAGCGCCTGTACCGGTGCCACCAC from Bacteroidota bacterium includes the following:
- the era gene encoding GTPase Era encodes the protein MPELFKSGFVNIIGKPNAGKSTLINLLVQQPLCVVNPKAQTTRHRIRAIINGENYQVVLSDTPGIMKPANKLHERMLQSVEEVFDDSDVILFVHDIRDTMLDDVWVDKISKSTAVRILLLNKIDTIEQEQLEKAIEQYKAMNYWNEIYPISALHNFNTTHLIDSVVKHLPEGPRYFDDDQLTDRNERFFITEIIRERILALYDKEIPYSSEVAIERYKEEKSIVKIYATIFVMRESQKAIMLGNKGHMIKNLGIESRKRIEEFIQQKVYLELTVKVKDNWRNDDNSLKNFGY
- the ftsZ gene encoding cell division protein FtsZ; the encoded protein is MNFEMTNKEPSIIKVIGVGGGGSNAVNHMCRQGIRGVDFIVCNTDLQALEISPVPIKVQLGPTLTEGRGAGSIPNKGREAALENVEDVRKILSDGTKMVFITAGMGGGTGTGAAPVIAGIAKSMGILTVGIVTIPFVFEGRRRKDQATNGLDELKRNVDTLLVISNDRLRQIHGDLKLTNAFGKADDILTIAAKNIAEIITVSGYINVDFADVETVLRDSGVAIMGRGMASGADRARLAVELAMDSPLLNDREITDAKHILLNITSGNEEISMDEVGEITDFIQEKAGEDTHLILGTGYDEELGDNVCITLIATGFKTSDEIISAKNAPKREVINMVDAPAAAISQTVITNNNNIEPVMISQLQTNVLPVNKVESPAHEVFNLNDEIKPEAIFNAVAETNMIVTDMEGTLVNGQSMQEELVKVETEVQNEPSFQEEVIELPVEPEEESNSFVFNLVPPAEEIKQEEIVIEEAPKLEFLLPENKQETEEAPKDDAMEATRQRIMRLRELTYKLQNNSTNDNKDIPAYIRKNTVMQNTPQSNESNVGRHTVGPDANGNNGVRENNAFFHDKVD